Genomic segment of Pochonia chlamydosporia 170 chromosome 1, whole genome shotgun sequence:
CTTTGTTTGTCAGAGCCATAAGCTAACAATACACTTCGATATAGAGTCATCATGAACGCCAACATAGCCGGCATCTACGGCGCACAAATTTTCCGGGCAGACGACAAACCACTTTATCAGCGAGGTTTTaccgttgccattgccgtgCTCTCTGTTGGTCTTGTGCTTGCCACTGTGCGATGGGGTGACGACTTTCTGCATCGTCGGCGCAAGGTTCGTGCTCTGGAATAAGGTCCTGGCTCACAAGCCACGGAAGAActttttgcttttggtgTGGCTACGCAGCGCAATTTCAAAAGTAATGGCCTCATACTGGCACCGTCAGAAAGAAACgttgcgttcaatgttcaatgtgCCCGATGTGAAACGTGTTTTTTGCATAGGCGGTGACGTTGGGCCACCACCCTGAATTCTAGGGGGTTGGATGTTTGTTTTTGATACGATGATTCAAGCGTAACCGAAGTGTTTACCAACGACATTTGCAAGCCCACATTGTACCAGTTTGAAGCTGGAAGCTTCTTTGGGTGAGGATTATGGCATGGTTAAATGGTTGTTGTCGAGTAAACTTTGTCTGTCTGCCAGTGATTCCCAAGCATCCACGTACTGAAGTCGAATACACGAAGATTTTTCATGGTAGATGCCATAGCTTGAGTAATTGCCCTTGATGGTAGCCATAAGTCCAATGTGAGGCCATTTTATCAAATAGACAAGTGCCATTGTTCACACATACCTCGACGAACCTCACATCGACAACCAAGATGCTCGTGTTGGTCTTTTGTTTTATTGGACTGGGTCTTCAGGTTGCTGGGTAACATGACGACAAGGGTAATGAACGCAACTCGACGCGTCAGGGGAGTCGGAGGAATGGCTAATCACGAGACCAACGAGGAGGGTAcgtcgatgtcgatgtgcGAGTTCGATGTAGAAGCACAGCCCGACGCTTTACATGGACGTCAATCAGCGAAGTACCCTGACCAGCCCCCGACACAGTTCAAAGGATTTGATGAGATGGCCAGCCGAAACGGAGACAATGGTTGAACCCATGGAGCTGTGGCTGGGGGTGGTTAAGGAAGTCTCCCATTTGTCTGCATCCTGCACCCAACCTCGTTTTCATATTGTCTGCAACTTCAAGGGGTCGTCCTGTGCCGCTCTATTATACGTGTAAATTGACAAGACATCAGAATCATTGGCATTAAAAAGAAATTCAGCAGATAGGGTCAGGACTTATTGTGCAATATTGGCTGAGAGGGACTCAACCGGTCAATGGCCGCGGTTCCGGCGTGCAAGGGTCATGATGGTATCGACCATGTTTGGGCTGCGTTGGGCTGTGCTGCATTCTGTCTCTTCCGGTGGATATTGATGCTATTGttcattgttgttggtttggatTTGACACCGCAATGGAGCGTCAAAGCTTCTCAACAAAAAGGAAATGGCAGATGTTTCTCCCTGCACAATGCAATAGTAGTCGACTCCTCTGAATGATGGTGGTCAAGGATGGGCATGGCgggaagaaggggaaaaaaTTCGAGGGCGTACTATACTGTACCAGACACTTTGCCTGGCATGTTTTGtagaaagaagagaggagTTGCAAGCAGTTCATATCTTATAAGAGCGTCGCTTCGAGGTCGATTTTGTCAGTCCCACGTGGAGACTGACTCCAGTCGACGGTCGACAGTTGACAGTTGACCACCGGCACATTGACGGCACTCGGCCCATACATTTCCACTGTAAATTGCCCATTTTGGCAGCCACGACCCCGCGTGTTTCCCCGTCCTTTCCTTCCTGCCTGCTGACCGTTGCAAAAATCGCCTCCACCATCCCACCAAATCTCTCCCGACTCAACTTCAAACATCCGGTGGATGCCAACTTCACACACGGAGCGACCAACCGACACACACTGCTCCCATTCACCCATTCATCCCCCGGTTCCCCGTTTGTTGCAAACAACCACATCTTCCAAGTTCCAATATCAACCCTGAATCTTGATTATTTTTAGACTAGGCTGTCGATGTGGTTGTCCTCCATaccaatgcaatgcaaccATGAGCCCGCTCTCTCTGCCACCAAACAAGGTCGAGCCTTATGAGAAGCTTCCGCCGGAAACGCCAGACGTTGCCCAGCGAGCACGAGTCGTACGGGCCTGTGTTAGATGCAGAAAGCAAAAACTCAAGGCATGTACTACCTACGTTTGGCTCCTTCTCTTGTTGATACACCACTTCTAGTTTATGACAAAAGACTAATGCTAAACTTGGGCCTTGCTGCAGTGCGATGCTGTTAGACCATGCACGCTCTGTTGCCGCTCAGGCTTCACTTGCGAGGCTCGCGAGGATAATGGTCCTGCCAAGACCAGGAGAACTGCCAACAAGAGGGCTAAGAGAGAGGTCACTCTGCCAGGCTCAGTCTCTCCCGATTATAAGAAGAAACAGCTCAGCCTGACACACAATCCGGCTCGTACCAGTCCACAGTTCCCTCCGTCTCAGTCGCCAGTAGAGCCGTTTCGTTCGCCCGGCACAGCTCACCCTCTACATGGCAGCTTAAGAGAACGGCAACGGTTTGGCGCCAATAGCTCAGCCGTGGGTTTTGCTGCTCGTATATTTGGGGTCTCGGCGGGATCACATTCAGGCGATATCTCGAGCATACCTGGCCATATTGGCCGAGATAAGATGAGTGATGCCGGAACTCCCTGGTCCTTGGCGACTATGCCATGCCCGCCTTTGCCGCTCCTTGAGGCGCTCGTCGACGTCTACTTTGATCGGATGCACTGGTTCACTCTCATCTTTCACGAACCGACGTTCAGAAGGGCAGCACAAAATGTTCTCTCGAGGACCTCTTGGTATCGAAGCGAACTGGGCCATGTTCTGGCTTGTTTGATGGTATCCGCCATTGGGTTGAAGTCTGTTGCTCGGGATGCCACCTGGGCTGGACATGACATGCTTAGAGAAGCATCATTAGATCCGATAACACTTATCGAGGCTCTCATCAAGGAAATTCGTTGTCATCTTTTGGATCTTCTAGACGACTGCTCCATCGAGACTGTCCAAGTCTGCAGCCTGCTGGGAACATACTACATCTTTCACGCCTCTCCTACTTTGGCATGGAGTATACTGGGCATGTCGGTCCGCACTGCATACGCTCTCACGCTTCATTGCGACGGTGACGAAGACAATATCAATGGAAAGGAAGATGATCCCGTCATCGCTCAAGTCCGCCGTCGAAACTGGAATCACATCCTCGTTGCGGATACGTTTGCCGCCATGATATACGGACGACCAGTTTCGCTGGACGCTGCCTTTTCCTACGTCCAGCCTCTGGACCCCATGGATGACTTGTCTTTTGGGCCCAAATTGGCCCAACACCCCCTGTTTGAGCCAAATTCACCGCGCTCCATGTCTTCCCTTCCAATTTCCAATCAGACCTTCCACATGTTGAAGTATTACCTTTACGACATTGTCCGCGAGGCACTGAATCGCTTTAGACTCTTGCGTTTGCAAAGCCCCATAACACCAGAAGAGCTCGTTTCTCTAGTCCAGGCCGTGCAGCATGTTCGGTCGTTGTTGCATGCTTGGAGGGCAGATCTGCCTGCGGTGTTCAACACTAACCCCGCGGCTCAAGAAGCTACTCTAGCGGAAATCAACAGCATACCAGACTTGTCCCCTGTGGAGGAGCTCTCGCGGCGACAGCTGTGCCGTCAAATCAATGCCTTGAACGTAACATATAATAGCGCCGTCATATTCATCCATCGCCCCATCTTGGAGTATCGACTAACAACAAACTCACCTCATGCGCTGCCAAGCGAAACCCTCCAGGTCGTCTCCGAATCATTGCATCTGTCTGTCAATGCAGCACTCGACATGTCTCGAGTCCCAGTCTCACGTCTTGAAAACCAGTTCGCAATGTCGTTTGTGCTGATGAACTTCTTCACTGCCGGCGTCATTCTCTGTATCCCGCCCACTACTTGGCCGCTGAGTTCCATCGCCCATGAAGCCAAGGCCGGCACTTTACGCATCATCCGCGCTAGTCGAGCAATGAAACACCTTACGCCGATTGCCTCTCACACTGAGCAACTGCTTACGGGGCTGTTGAAGCGCAGCCTACAACAGGAAGTCGACAACGGACTCCATCCGGACTTGAGTTTAAGAAGTGACTCTAATCGCAATTATCCAAACGTTGCACCGGCAGATCAGGCCACAGGAGTTCCACAAGAGGCGCATTTCCCAAGCCAAGAAGATGGTGAAATCCAAATTAACGGTACGAATCAGGTGGCTGTCGGAGAACCTAGGTATTCTCAAACAGATCGGCAGACGCCCTCTTCAACGGAACAAGTGAGGGTGCTCAACCCTTCTTCGTTCCCCGGTGAACAGActtgggacatggaggcagcCAATACAGTTCCTCCCATGAACGCCATATACGACGAGAACGGAAACATTGTCGCGCCCAATGTCGACCCTCGCCGAGGAGTCATGGACTATCATTACGGCGAACAACGCCAGCAAGTTGACTCGCAATTGGATGAAGTTTTTGGTATATTTGGACAGAGTAAGTAGTTCTGCTCACACCTTTTGTAACAACGGCTACCACTCGCGACGCCTCACAATCTCTCCAGGGGGCAAACTCGTCACAAATGGTTCACTAACATGGAATCTGACAGTGCTATTTAACTTGGTGCCTAATGACCCCTATAGTGCTTGGAATTGGGGCAATGGTGGATTTTGATGAACAATGGATGACAGCATGTGGAAGAAAAGGGGAGAACGTGAGATTTATGAATGAACCATTTAGCtctggtgttttgggaaGGGTTTTCATCAAAAGACTGGATAATTTAGAAAGCGGCATGTCTGCTTCTAACATAACGATACCAATTTTCACATGTCACAGAGGAGAATTTAGGAGCAAATACGTTTTAAAGTCATTGGGAATCTCATTTCGAATTTTCATACGTCCCTCTAGCTAGGTCCTTGTGACTGATTCATCCCATTATgaaaccaaacccagccaaCAGCAAGGCTTTTTTGAAAACCAACCGTTCGACACCGATGAAATGGCCCAGACATACACATAATCAAAGAAAGCACGACTATTCGCACATTTATGCGGTAGCCAAATCCTTCTTGAGAGTACCCTGGTACTGTTTCTTCTCCGCGGGTGTTTGGAAAGCACCGTGACCAAACTCGGAGGAGGTATCGATCCATTTGAGGTTGATCTTCTCGAGGGCACGGCGAGAGGTGTGAGTGAACATGGACTTGCGGAGAGTCATGACACGCTTCTTGACACCAGGAATAGATCCCTTGAGCATGACGAAGTCGTTGTTGACCTCACCATAGCGGACGAAACCACCGAGACTGAAACGTTTGTTAGAATATAAAAATTTCTTCAAGGTTGTCAATCTGACAGAAGGGGGTCAAAGGGGAAAACATACGGAGtaatcttcttcttggtgacGTCAACCTCAGTAGAGGCGCTGTCCTCAGCATCAGCCTTACCGATACGGTAAACCTTGTGGTTGACCGAGGTACGGTGGTGGTAACCCATCTGACCAGCACGGGCAACAGTCCACTGGACGTGGGAAGGATGCCAAGCACCAATACAGGCAACCTTTCGGAGACCTTTGTGCGTCTTTCTCGGCAGCTTCTTGGTACCCCAACGGGCGGTAACACCGTTGAAGCCATGGCCCTTGGTGACGGCAATAAcgtcaatcatctcatcctGCTCAAAGATGGAGTCAATGCCGACAGGCT
This window contains:
- a CDS encoding C6 transcription factor (similar to Talaromyces stipitatus ATCC 10500 XP_002486945.1), which produces MSPLSLPPNKVEPYEKLPPETPDVAQRARVCDAVRPCTLCCRSGFTCEAREDNGPAKTRRTANKRAKREVTLPGSVSPDYKKKQLSLTHNPARTSPQFPPSQSPVEPFRSPGTAHPLHGSLRERQRFGANSSAVGFAARIFGVSAGSHSGDISSIPGHIGRDKMSDAGTPWSLATMPCPPLPLLEALVDVYFDRMHWFTLIFHEPTFRRAAQNVLSRTSWYRSELGHVLACLMVSAIGLKSVARDATWAGHDMLREASLDPITLIEALIKEIRCHLLDLLDDCSIETVQVCSLLGTYYIFHASPTLAWSILGMSVRTAYALTLHCDGDEDNINGKEDDPVIAQVRRRNWNHILVADTFAAMIYGRPVSLDAAFSYVQPLDPMDDLSFGPKLAQHPLFEPNSPRSMSSLPISNQTFHMLKYYLYDIVREALNRFRLLRLQSPITPEELVSLVQAVQHVRSLLHAWRADLPAVFNTNPAAQEATLAEINSIPDLSPVEELSRRQLCRQINALNVTYNSAVIFIHRPILEYRLTTNSPHALPSETLQVVSESLHLSVNAALDMSRVPVSRLENQFAMSFVLMNFFTAGVILCIPPTTWPLSSIAHEAKAGTLRIIRASRAMKHLTPIASHTEQLLTGLLKRSLQQEVDNGLHPDLSLRSDSNRNYPNVAPADQATGVPQEAHFPSQEDGEIQINGTNQVAVGEPRYSQTDRQTPSSTEQVRVLNPSSFPGEQTWDMEAANTVPPMNAIYDENGNIVAPNVDPRRGVMDYHYGEQRQQVDSQLDEVFGIFGQMLFNLVPNDPYSAWNWGNGGF